In Aspergillus chevalieri M1 DNA, chromosome 7, nearly complete sequence, the sequence CACATGCTGAGACTAGGGCTGCTACCCTAGCTGCCCGCTGCTTCCGAACCTTGATGGCACTCACTGCCGCATTTGGCCTGGATATGAAGCAGTTTGACGCCATCAATGCCTTTGTTAATAGCCGATTGGATGAGATGGTTTATGTGGAGATGCCACCTGGTAGATCACAACCTGGCTATGCTTTACAATTGCTTCGAGCTCTATACGGACTCCGTCGATCTCCACGATTATGGCAAAACGAATTGACCCAAACCTTACGCCAGATCGGACTAGAACCAGTCAATGAAGAACCATGCTTGTTTACAGGAAATGGAGTTATTCTATTGGTCTATGTTGACGATCTACTGTTTGTCTACCATCCAGACAAGACACAGGAAGCAGAACGAATCGCCTCTGCCTTGCAGGCACGATATGAGCTCCgctatgaaggagaaggcgatGTCTTCTTAGGCGTTAGGATTATCCAAGACCGGGTCAACCAAGTGGTTCATCTGAGCAATACTGACTATATAAAGAAGATTGTCAGTCGCTTCCATATGGAGGACAAACACGCCTTAACGCCTGCCGTCAAAGCGCTCACAACCTATAATGGCACTGCTTCTCTGAAAGATATACATCATTACCAAcaaaagattggatcaatCAACTATGCTGCGATAGCTACTCGTCCTGATGTTGCAAAGATAGCATCGCACTTGGCAACATTCATGACAAACCCTGGACCGGAGCACTTTGAGGCCGCTAACCGAGTCCTAGCCTATCTCAATTACACACAGAAAGTGGGAATCAAGTATTCAGCTACTGTGAATAGAGATGCCACTGATCCATCCGAATGCTTTGTTAACTCAAGTGACGCTGCTTTTGGTGATCATTCAGACCGTCATAGTTCTGAAGGCTATCTAGCCACCCTATATGGGGGTCCAATTGATTGGAGAGCATCCAAGCAAAAGACGATTACTACATCATCTACTGAAGCTGAACTCCTTGCTATTTCAGAAGCCGGCAAGACTTTgcaatggtggaagcgctTATTCAATGCCATTGGATTTGATCCCAAACATCAGCTATCTATCAAATGCGACAATATGCAGACTATTCGAATCCTTTGCAAGGATGATCCAGCCATTCAGACGAAGCTACgccatgttgatattcatcAACACTGGCTCCGTCAAGAAACCCAGTCAAAACGCGTCCTCATTGATTGGATTCCAACCTCTCGTATGCCCGCTGATGGCCTGACGAAGATCATGACCGGCCAGCGATTTCACAACTTCATTCGATTGCTTGGGCTTACTGAATTCGTCTAAAACAGCCTGGCTTAGCAGCCAGCCTGGgggggtgtgtcggaatatagaggttccttaccgaacaataccaactgatgcctggtTGATGCCTGATTTATGTATCATCTGAACAGGCagatcattcattcttttacCCAGTTAGCTGCTCTATTCACTACTAGGGCTCACAAGATCGCTTAATTAGGTCTActagatggatattcgccTTATATAGTGTTCTAGATAGATCACGGCtagagaatcagagacctTACCCTTATACGCCcgatacgtactttcgaccctgactaagccttTGATTTCGACACTCTACTAAGCCCAACGCGACTTTCGATCTTCGCTCTAGACAGATCTCCCACCCTTCCAGTTCTCCAAAATCCCCCTCTATTGTCTACTCTGAATCCTGCCAATGTTTTCAAAATTCAGCCTGTAATTGGCCAATAGTACATCCACGCGATTACTAATTCTTTGACGTCATCGTTCTTCTCCACGCTTTCTAGGGATATCTTGCTGGCAAACAGCCTGCTAAAAGTATAAATACAGACGGAGAAGGCTTCAAACCAGGAGAAgcagtatatatatctatacaAATTGTACCTGATTGCCATCCGCACAGGAATCGCAAAATGGCCGAGACATACCCCATAGGAACCCGCGGCGAGTGTGAGCGTCTAGTTCGTCAATGGGGATTCCAGCAGGTCTTTACCTGGTCTGACGGAAGGTTTCTCATTGTCTCCTCTGAAAGTGCCGCCATAATAAGATTATGCTGATAGGAGAGTGTCCAGCAACGCTTACTACTCCCCTCATCGACACGGCGACGTAACGACACACCTTGTCCGTCACGGCACGTTCACCGTCAACTATCCAGAAGACAACACCAATGGAGAAGTGAAGAAGGAGACATTTGGGCCCGGGGCTAGGATTGATGTACCGGCTGGGAAATTACATGAAGTTTGGATTGGCCCCGAAGGATGTGAGTATGTGATTGGGGAGTAGGATGTTCCACACTCTGGTGGAATCACGAGAAATTGTTTGCATTCAAGCATTGTTTTCTTGAAATATTCAAACATGCTGGATATCTCCGGTATTAATTCTCTCTCTTGTGCTTTGAACTGCTATCTATATAACTGCCGCCCTGCAACACCGATCCAATCCCGTTGGATCTTGAATTTTTtcgtttttcttttggaGTTTTTTTGTCAGTGAGAAAACCGGAAGTCAAGCCGTTTGTTGCCAGCATCCGGGTTTGCCAGCAGATATGCCTTTCGTTCTTCACTTGACATGGCATTCCATTTCGTCTCATTGCTCCTGTGATACTGGTCAGTACATGGTACTCTTGCCAACACAGCTCTCGGAGTTACTAACTTGTTACGCCAGACATAATAGTACTTGGTAAAGACAAACAGGAATGCGCTAAATGCAGCCAGCGCAATAAGAACCTTGTTACCTGTGCGGTATAACGGCTTATCTTCATCGCGGTAGATCTATTACCAATTAGTATTCTGCGTGTCTCCTGCTGCGAGTGGGAGAGCTTACGTTGTTGGAAATGATACTTGACGCCTGAACAGTCATGTTATACATGGCCGTCGCCACAGTCCGTGTCCGGACGGATCCCGCATTTCTGGACGTGATGGCGACGATGATAGCGTGAACATACGGTGCTCCGATCAGAAGAACCAAGTCCACCCATCGGCCCCAAGCACTGGCATCAGCAGGAAGAACCTCGAGGGCAATCAACAATGCCAAACACCACACTTCACAAACAACACCCAGAAGCATACGCTGATTGAAGCGCTCCGAAACCCACGTCCAGAACAGCAGATTGACAATGAAAATAACATATGCCGGGATGGTAAGCAAGTTGGATTCGAACGTTCCAAAACCGAGACTTTTGAGCTGCAGGGTAATATAGTTGGTCGCCGGCGTGTTGGGAATACCCCAAACCAAACCAAGCAAATAAATCGGCCAGAGGTCATAGTCGGAAAGCGCACGCCAAAGCATCTTAGGTGTCAGGGCTTGTCGGTTGTGCATGCTTCCTTTGCTGGGATCGTCGCGGAGGACTCGGTTAACCATAATCTTCTCCTCGCGCTCGTTGAACCAACCGTCTTTCCCGCGGAAACCGCCCTTTGTCTGTGTTGGTCCTGCGGGCATCCAGAACATCGCGATGATTCCGATGATACCGGTGATAAGGCCTTCGAAAGCAAACAGGTATCGCCATCCGCCGGTGCCATCGCTCTGTCGAACATGGAGAAATCCGAAGGCGAGGAATGCACCGATAATGGATGTACCTTGATAGGAAACCCAGAAGTAACTCAATCGAATGGGCAGCTCTCTGGACTTGTACCAGAAAGAGAGGAACAGGATCGTGTCAGGGATACTGGAGAGTCAATCAGGTTAGCAATAGGATCGGCATGAGACTGGTAGCGCAAGTGCACTCACAATCCACCCTCAATCAGACCCAAAAGAGCGCGACAGATGAAAAAACCGGTTCGATTCTTGAGGAACGCCTGGAAAGCAGCGATAAAACTCCACATGACCATTTGGATCGGAATCCAGCGATCCGGCCCAAGTTTCTTGGACAACAATTGCGATGGCAACTCcgcgaagaggaagacgaggtaGAAAATTGTCTGGCCGGTATTATAGTCGTTGGTGTTCATGCCTAGGTCGTCAAGCATATTGTCCGACATCGCCTGGACGATGTTTCCTCGATCAAGCTGGAGCGCGAAGAAAGTAACGCATGCGAATGTACAAACTCGAATATCAATCTATTCCATCAGCATCGGTGTGCACATAAGCGAACAAAAGAATGGCTATACCTTCCGAAtgagcttcttctcttcatcctcctcccatTGGAAATAAGGGTCCCATCGGTGTATCCCCTCATATGTCGATATGGGCCTGTAGATTTCTGGATTCTCGGTAGTATCGAATGCGCAGTCATCGGGAGCCTTGCCCAGTCGTTCCTCGTCCGACAAAGACGTCAAGGATGCTACGACTGTCGCATCGTGAGGAGACTTCGAGTCGTAGGACTCCTGGCCCGTTGTAGGCGACTTTGTGTCCTCAATGGCCATTTTCAATAAAGCCTTGGCTCTGGCGAAACTGATTGTGTTACTCGGAGGAACATCAAAGTCAAGGGAACCGCAGCTTATAAAAGATGCACGACAGACGGCTCGCACGgtcaaagaagaaggaaaattCCCATCACGCAATGTCTGGGCAGGATCAATGGGTCTATCTGTCAAGCGCACTACATACACGGGTGGATAACTGTCACCTCGTGGTTGTTTCCCTTTAGCTTATCTTGGTTCGCAACGACCCGATGGAGCTTGTTCCAGGCCCCGATAAACAAAATCGTTCGTACGCCAAAAACTCCTTTGTCCACAAAATAACCGGATGTTCAACCCAAAGAGTACGCAGCCTCGGCTAGATCCAATTGCGGCAGTACAATCCCAATCACGCAAATCAGCGGCAACTAGCGTCATAGCAGGCAAGTAGGATTAAGCTCACGGAACAGGGATGTTTTTTTATCTTTCTCCATCGGGATCTATTTTAAAGGTGCAGCCTTGCCAAATAGTGTTGCAGCGGAGTCTGTCCGGGGGGTGTTGGTGATGTTGGTTTCATCGTTTGCGGGCAGGATCACAACATCGGCTGTCGTGTTTGTTGGTGCTGCCAACATTAAACATTATTTTCAATCGTAATTTAGGGGGTTTTAGATCGCATTATTGTTTTCCTAATCAAAAGAAGTTTAATTGAATCTCGTATAATGTAGCCGTATTCTGCTGATATCCCTGTCGCTCGTGGTCGTTACGCGAATGCTGAATGTTATCACGCCATAGTTCTCCTCAACGTCGATGTTGTACTTTTGTACTGAACCATTTTGTCTGCGGCGCTCTGGTTGAATATAATTACAAGTATGCCTTTCGATTCTCTATTTAATTGATATGATATTTCTACAAATATTCGTCCGTAATGTGCTGGGGAAAGGTACCGTAGTCTATTGATATACATCCAGGTACTCTCTATACGATGTGGCGATCTCACATGGCATAATCCGTTTCATAATCCCAATAAAGATACGCCCACGACGATAGTCAAACACCATAATTCAACACCCACACGACATGCCCAACATCCCCAGTACAGTAAAAAAtaacaacaatcccattcctTCAACCTGAATCGCACCTCGCACTCTACCCGCGAATAACGCCACCGTCACGCAATGTCACAAGGATATAACGAGCCATCCCGTCGGCAGGACACTCAATCATAGCATACGAATCCCTCCCAGAATAGCCATTTGCATAGGAAATTATACCCGAGACCCCGCGGCGGCACAAAGCGATATACTTCTGCACATATATGGTATGCGTATGGCCGGATACTCGGATGAAGTCTGGTACTGTGTTTATGTTGTACGGGTATGAATCTGATAGCCGGattatgtactctgtattctCGATAATACAGTACCCCGCAGGAATTGCGCAAGCAAAGGGCGTGGATGCGAAATGGCGGGGGTTCTGGATTGTCTGGTAGTACTATATCAGGGCTGATGTTCCCAACTACCAGCAGTCGATTGAAGAATCAAATCCAACTAGTACCCAAAGGACACTTCAAAATGGCACCTGCACCCGTTGAAAGCCTTCCTGTCCGTACAACACCTATTGCACAGCTCAAGCACGACGCGGGTACCAACAAGGAGAACATCATCGGATACAAGTCGGCCTATGTCCACGAGAACGAGATCAAAGGAACGGGCAAGCAGCCTCCCGCGTCGTTTCCCAACTACCTTCCCGTCTGGGATAATGAGACGGAGAGGTGAGTCTCCCCAGCCCCCGATATAAACATATTCATGCTGATGAATGGTAGATACGCTCCTCTTGAACCGTTCGAGCACTATGACCACGGCAAAGACGCAGACCCGTCCTTCCGTGACCTCTTCCCCGAGGGCAAGGCCCAGCTCGATGAAATCACCCCGGAGATTGGAAGTGAAGTGCACGGCGTGCAGCTGAGCCAGCTCACCAAGGAGGCAAAGGACCAGTTGGCTCTCTTCGTTGCTCAGCGCAAGATTGTCGGTGCGTACCATCCCCTTCCCTCCCGTAAAGAACACGCAGCTAAGAAACGACGACAGCCTTCCGCGACCAAGACTTCGCCCACCTCCCCATCAACGAAGCCCTCGACTTCGGCGGCTACTTCGGCCGCCACCACATCCACCAAACCTCCGGCGCCCCCAAAGGCTACCCCGAAATCCACCTAGTCTTCCGCGGCGCCGACGACCGCAACCGCTCCCAATTTCTCGAAACCCGCACCAACACCGTCACCTGGCACTCGGACGTGACCTTCGAGAAGCAGCCCCCTGGCACAACCTTCCTGTACATTCTTGATGGGCCGACGAGCGGTGGCGACACGCTGTTTGCGAATATGGCGCTTGCCTATCGCCGGTTGTCGCCAGAGTTCCAGAAGAGGTTGCACGGGTTACGGGCTGTGCATTCGGGGATTGAGCAGGTTAATGCTAGTTTGTCGAAGGGGGGTATTGCGAGAAGGGATCCGATTACGTCGGAGCATCCGATTGTGCGGACGCATCCGGTTACCGGGGAAAAGGCACTTTATGTTAACCCTCAATG encodes:
- a CDS encoding uncharacterized protein (COG:S;~EggNog:ENOG410PR0V;~InterPro:IPR011051) — encoded protein: MAETYPIGTRGECERLVRQWGFQQVFTWSDGSNAYYSPHRHGDVTTHLVRHGTFTVNYPEDNTNGEVKKETFGPGARIDVPAGKLHEVWIGPEGCEYVIGE
- a CDS encoding TauD/TfdA dioxygenase family protein (COG:I;~EggNog:ENOG410PHDX;~InterPro:IPR042098,IPR003819;~PFAM:PF02668;~go_function: GO:0016491 - oxidoreductase activity [Evidence IEA];~go_process: GO:0055114 - oxidation-reduction process [Evidence IEA]), producing MRNGGGSGLSGSTISGLMFPTTSSRLKNQIQLVPKGHFKMAPAPVESLPVRTTPIAQLKHDAGTNKENIIGYKSAYVHENEIKGTGKQPPASFPNYLPVWDNETERYAPLEPFEHYDHGKDADPSFRDLFPEGKAQLDEITPEIGSEVHGVQLSQLTKEAKDQLALFVAQRKIVAFRDQDFAHLPINEALDFGGYFGRHHIHQTSGAPKGYPEIHLVFRGADDRNRSQFLETRTNTVTWHSDVTFEKQPPGTTFLYILDGPTSGGDTLFANMALAYRRLSPEFQKRLHGLRAVHSGIEQVNASLSKGGIARRDPITSEHPIVRTHPVTGEKALYVNPQFTRYIVGFKKEESDFLLKFLYDHIALSQDLQCRVRWRPGTVVVWDNRVTAHSALFDWEDGQRRHIARITPQAEAPYETPFEQ
- a CDS encoding putative transporter (COG:G;~EggNog:ENOG410Q18W;~InterPro:IPR020846,IPR011701,IPR036259;~PFAM:PF07690;~TransMembrane:9 (i87-104o158-176i188-208o220-241i253-272o369-388i395-413o425-446i492-512o);~go_function: GO:0022857 - transmembrane transporter activity [Evidence IEA];~go_process: GO:0055085 - transmembrane transport [Evidence IEA]), which gives rise to MAIEDTKSPTTGQESYDSKSPHDATVVASLTSLSDEERLGKAPDDCAFDTTENPEIYRPISTYEGIHRWDPYFQWEEDEEKKLIRKIDIRVCTFACVTFFALQLDRGNIVQAMSDNMLDDLGMNTNDYNTGQTIFYLVFLFAELPSQLLSKKLGPDRWIPIQMVMWSFIAAFQAFLKNRTGFFICRALLGLIEGGFIPDTILFLSFWYKSRELPIRLSYFWVSYQGTSIIGAFLAFGFLHVRQSDGTGGWRYLFAFEGLITGIIGIIAMFWMPAGPTQTKGGFRGKDGWFNEREEKIMVNRVLRDDPSKGSMHNRQALTPKMLWRALSDYDLWPIYLLGLVWGIPNTPATNYITLQLKSLGFGTFESNLLTIPAYVIFIVNLLFWTWVSERFNQRMLLGVVCEVWCLALLIALEVLPADASAWGRWVDLVLLIGAPYVHAIIVAITSRNAGSVRTRTVATAMYNMTVQASSIISNNIYRDEDKPLYRTGNKVLIALAAFSAFLFVFTKYYYVWRNKSNETKWNAMSSEERKAYLLANPDAGNKRLDFRFSH